In Thermoplasmatales archaeon, a genomic segment contains:
- a CDS encoding SMC family ATPase, which yields MKLISLRLHNFRKFRDVEINFPTGLIGLVGNNGVGKSTIIEAIGWAIYGSRALRNRDQKQIKTQWAPAGEDCWVNLKFEMGGNVYEVTRIMSGSATDARVKVNGSIMASSSAGVTEFLERKIGMDCESFYTSIFAKQQELNALSNKSSSERKKNMLKMLRIDLLDDAIKKVREDRRNKQEILEWMEKNLRSLDDLRKNLEANKNRLNFLVSKKMEVENELKKLSEEIKFLEEERRKEKEKAEKFKELNNSKKILEERIKSKFEIKEAKLKEIEEILKKKKEHEEIKKFAEEYERIYIIKESMDSILEKYIEKKKIEDELFRKNREIEDFEKEIKKLAKQLEGEEKIFEEIEEIEKIINEINKKREKLSIERNEKNAEIKEKEKRKKNLEKNLKELKEAGEDSNCPTCGRPLKEKYKEILANIENEINEYEGRIRELALQVLKIEEDYKKLEMENKENELKKKKMEETSRKISSLREKIKFFDEQKNSRIEERNRLLLKIKEYEGILFDEEEYNKISKRLKELLPIKNKSSILENEIKKIPQIEKEIEEIEKDISLISSQIKNLTVEIEKLSFDEKKYAKIEEDYEIVRNKMKEAEKEFIRLEGEIENVKKEIDRNEKDIKEEEEKREKIKVLRKEIAGLEMLAGDRETGLLNDFKRYLISKIGPTLSLFASQFFSKFTQGKYKEIEIDEDYNIGIYDGGEKFDIERFSGGEKDIANLSLRLAISQLISQRSDVSLNLIALDEIFGSQDRERRKSILNALAELRDQFSQIILITHIDDIKESLENIIKIYENEDGSSRIEIE from the coding sequence TTGAAGTTGATAAGCCTGAGATTACACAATTTCAGAAAATTCAGAGATGTAGAGATAAATTTCCCGACAGGTTTGATAGGGCTTGTAGGAAATAATGGGGTTGGCAAATCAACAATAATAGAAGCAATAGGTTGGGCAATTTATGGGAGTAGGGCTTTGAGAAACAGGGATCAGAAGCAGATAAAGACGCAGTGGGCGCCCGCGGGCGAAGATTGCTGGGTGAATTTGAAGTTTGAGATGGGGGGGAATGTTTATGAGGTTACGAGAATAATGAGTGGAAGTGCTACAGATGCGAGGGTGAAGGTAAATGGAAGTATAATGGCCTCTTCTTCTGCGGGTGTTACTGAATTTCTTGAGAGAAAAATAGGTATGGACTGCGAATCCTTTTATACATCTATATTTGCGAAACAGCAGGAATTGAATGCTCTTTCAAACAAGTCCTCCTCTGAAAGGAAGAAAAACATGCTCAAAATGCTCAGAATTGATTTGCTTGATGACGCAATAAAGAAAGTGAGGGAAGATAGAAGAAATAAGCAGGAAATTTTGGAGTGGATGGAAAAAAATCTGCGGAGTTTGGATGATTTAAGGAAGAATCTGGAGGCAAATAAAAATAGATTGAATTTCCTTGTTAGCAAAAAAATGGAAGTTGAGAATGAATTAAAAAAGCTGAGTGAAGAGATTAAATTTTTGGAAGAAGAAAGAAGAAAGGAAAAGGAGAAGGCGGAGAAATTTAAAGAGCTTAACAATTCAAAAAAAATTCTTGAGGAAAGAATTAAGAGCAAGTTTGAAATAAAAGAAGCAAAGTTAAAAGAAATAGAAGAAATTTTGAAAAAGAAAAAGGAGCACGAGGAGATTAAAAAATTTGCGGAGGAATATGAGAGGATTTATATTATAAAGGAAAGCATGGACAGCATTTTGGAAAAATATATAGAAAAGAAGAAAATTGAGGATGAGTTATTTAGGAAAAATAGAGAAATTGAGGATTTTGAAAAAGAAATAAAAAAATTGGCAAAACAGCTTGAAGGAGAGGAAAAAATATTTGAGGAAATTGAGGAAATAGAAAAAATAATCAATGAAATAAATAAGAAAAGAGAGAAATTGAGCATTGAAAGAAATGAGAAAAATGCGGAAATCAAGGAAAAGGAAAAAAGAAAGAAAAATCTTGAGAAAAATTTAAAGGAATTGAAGGAAGCGGGTGAAGATAGCAATTGCCCAACTTGCGGCAGGCCGCTCAAAGAAAAATATAAAGAAATATTGGCAAATATTGAAAATGAAATAAATGAATATGAAGGAAGGATAAGGGAATTGGCGTTGCAGGTTTTAAAAATAGAGGAAGATTATAAAAAACTTGAAATGGAAAATAAAGAAAATGAATTGAAAAAGAAAAAAATGGAAGAAACTTCAAGAAAAATTTCATCTTTAAGAGAAAAGATTAAATTTTTTGATGAGCAGAAAAATAGCAGGATAGAGGAAAGAAACAGGTTGCTTTTGAAAATAAAAGAATATGAAGGTATTCTGTTTGATGAAGAAGAATATAACAAAATATCAAAAAGGCTTAAGGAACTTCTTCCAATAAAAAATAAATCTTCAATTCTTGAAAATGAAATAAAAAAGATACCTCAAATAGAGAAGGAAATAGAAGAGATAGAGAAAGATATTTCCCTCATCTCTTCCCAGATAAAAAATTTAACTGTAGAGATAGAAAAACTATCTTTTGATGAGAAAAAATATGCAAAAATTGAGGAGGATTATGAAATTGTTAGAAATAAAATGAAAGAGGCTGAGAAAGAGTTCATAAGGCTTGAAGGAGAGATAGAGAATGTTAAAAAAGAAATTGATAGAAACGAAAAGGATATAAAGGAAGAGGAGGAAAAAAGGGAAAAAATAAAAGTTTTAAGGAAAGAAATTGCGGGTCTTGAAATGCTTGCTGGAGATAGGGAAACTGGTTTGCTCAATGATTTCAAAAGATATTTAATTTCAAAAATCGGTCCAACGCTCTCGCTTTTTGCTTCTCAATTCTTCTCAAAATTTACTCAGGGAAAATATAAAGAGATTGAAATAGATGAGGACTATAACATAGGAATCTATGATGGGGGAGAAAAATTTGATATAGAAAGATTTTCTGGCGGGGAAAAAGATATAGCCAACCTTTCTTTAAGGCTTGCAATTTCTCAATTGATTAGCCAGAGAAGCGATGTGTCTTTAAATCTTATTGCACTTGATGAGATATTTGGTTCTCAGGACAGGGAAAGGAGGAAAAGTATTTTAAATGCACTCGCGGAGTTAAGAGATCAGTTCTCCCAGATAATCCTTATTACGCATATCGATGATATAAAGGAATCCCTTGAAAATATAATAAAAATATATGAAAATGAGGATGGCTCTTCAAGAATAGAGATTGAATAG
- a CDS encoding PRC-barrel domain-containing protein, which translates to MMKMEVTDFINMPVYTNKGKYVGEVKEVLIDTEGCKIDKLIITDTNREIVPNGMDIGVPYRWVSAVGDIILLSYMPERVEAPAERSEEAEEKK; encoded by the coding sequence GTGATGAAAATGGAAGTGACTGACTTTATTAATATGCCGGTTTATACAAATAAGGGGAAATATGTGGGGGAAGTAAAGGAAGTACTTATTGATACAGAAGGATGCAAAATAGATAAATTGATAATAACAGACACCAACAGGGAAATCGTGCCCAATGGAATGGATATAGGCGTACCATATAGATGGGTGTCTGCGGTGGGAGATATAATACTCCTTAGCTATATGCCAGAAAGAGTTGAGGCTCCAGCAGAAAGGAGTGAAGAAGCTGAAGAAAAAAAATAA
- a CDS encoding sodium-translocating pyrophosphatase yields the protein MDSTLFVPIGSALALAFAGYLTIRVLKEDEGTEEMKKISMAIRKGAKAFLKRQYKTISLFFAVMVVIIAILSLSGLLTPFVPFAFLTGGFFSALCGYIGMTIATKSNARTANGAKKSLDAGLKIAFRSGAVMGLVVVGFALLDLSVWFYFLKWYYGMQGLGSEETIKNITSTMITFGLGASSVALFARVGGGIYTKAADVGADLVGKVEAGIPEDDPRNPAVIADWVGDNVGDVAGMGADLYESYAGSIIATMALATAAFYGKGLALQAVTIPMIIAVLGVICSIFGIFLVRSKGEASYAVLLKSLRKGIITSAILIAILSFFAIHFILGKEYIGIYFAVLSGLIAGVIIGLNTEYFTSANYKPTKEIASSSNTGSATVILSGMATGMLSTFLPAIVVAIATISSYFLSWKGEPAIGIYGVGLSAVGMLSTLGITLASDAYGPIADNAGGIAEFTHQKPEVRKRTDALDALGNTTAATGKGFAIGSAALTALALIAAYSDRVSEIKGGFELNLLNPKIIAGMLIGTMLPFLFCSLTLNAVGRAAGKIVEEVRAQFKKIFSENAEPDYGKCVDITTKAAQKEMILPALLAIIAPIVVGLFLGAEALAGLLLSSLLSGFMLAIFMANTGGAWDNAKKYIEDGAFGGKGSSQHKAAVIGDTVGDPLKDTSGPSLNILIKLMSMVAIVFAAFIIKFSIF from the coding sequence ATGGATTCAACCTTATTTGTTCCTATAGGAAGTGCGCTGGCTCTTGCATTTGCGGGTTATTTAACAATAAGAGTTTTAAAAGAAGATGAAGGAACTGAAGAAATGAAGAAAATATCTATGGCTATTAGAAAAGGAGCGAAGGCATTTTTAAAAAGGCAGTATAAAACAATATCCTTATTTTTTGCAGTGATGGTGGTAATTATTGCAATACTTTCTTTAAGTGGTTTGCTAACTCCTTTTGTGCCATTTGCTTTTCTAACGGGAGGCTTTTTTTCCGCATTATGTGGATATATAGGAATGACAATAGCAACAAAAAGTAATGCAAGAACCGCTAACGGGGCAAAGAAAAGTTTGGATGCTGGCTTAAAAATTGCCTTCAGGAGCGGGGCGGTGATGGGACTGGTGGTCGTTGGATTTGCCCTCTTGGATTTAAGCGTTTGGTTTTACTTCCTGAAATGGTATTATGGCATGCAGGGACTTGGATCAGAGGAGACTATAAAAAATATAACAAGTACAATGATTACTTTTGGTCTGGGAGCGAGCTCGGTTGCTCTCTTTGCAAGAGTTGGGGGTGGAATTTATACAAAGGCTGCAGATGTTGGAGCGGATTTGGTTGGGAAGGTTGAAGCGGGCATACCAGAAGATGATCCTAGAAATCCAGCGGTTATTGCGGATTGGGTTGGAGATAATGTTGGAGATGTTGCTGGCATGGGAGCGGATTTATACGAATCCTATGCGGGCTCTATTATTGCAACAATGGCTCTTGCAACAGCAGCTTTCTATGGAAAAGGACTGGCTTTACAAGCGGTTACAATTCCAATGATTATAGCGGTGCTAGGCGTGATTTGCTCTATTTTTGGCATATTTTTGGTAAGGAGCAAAGGAGAAGCAAGTTATGCGGTTTTGCTAAAAAGCTTAAGGAAGGGTATAATAACAAGCGCCATCTTAATTGCGATTCTTTCTTTTTTTGCGATTCATTTTATCTTAGGAAAAGAATATATTGGAATATATTTTGCGGTGCTATCTGGATTAATTGCGGGCGTCATAATCGGGCTGAATACGGAATATTTCACATCCGCAAACTATAAACCAACAAAGGAAATTGCCTCCTCTTCCAACACTGGCTCTGCAACTGTAATTCTTTCAGGAATGGCAACAGGAATGTTAAGCACTTTCTTGCCAGCAATTGTTGTTGCAATAGCAACAATTTCCAGCTACTTTTTATCCTGGAAAGGAGAGCCAGCGATAGGGATATATGGAGTGGGGCTTTCTGCGGTTGGAATGCTCTCAACCCTGGGCATAACTCTGGCATCAGATGCATATGGCCCAATTGCGGACAATGCGGGAGGTATTGCAGAATTCACCCATCAAAAGCCAGAGGTAAGAAAAAGAACAGATGCACTTGATGCATTAGGAAACACAACCGCTGCAACAGGAAAAGGATTTGCAATCGGTTCAGCAGCACTAACCGCTTTGGCATTAATTGCTGCCTATAGCGATAGAGTTTCAGAAATAAAAGGAGGTTTTGAATTGAATCTGCTCAATCCAAAAATTATTGCGGGCATGCTCATCGGAACAATGCTTCCGTTCCTTTTCTGCTCTTTAACCCTAAATGCGGTGGGAAGGGCTGCAGGAAAAATAGTTGAAGAGGTAAGGGCGCAATTTAAGAAGATTTTCAGCGAAAATGCGGAGCCTGATTATGGAAAATGCGTTGATATAACAACAAAAGCGGCACAGAAAGAAATGATTCTGCCCGCCTTACTTGCAATAATTGCACCAATTGTTGTTGGCCTCTTCCTTGGAGCGGAAGCGCTCGCTGGTCTTCTTTTATCTTCTCTTCTAAGTGGTTTTATGCTTGCAATATTCATGGCAAATACCGGCGGAGCCTGGGATAATGCGAAAAAATACATAGAAGATGGGGCTTTTGGCGGAAAGGGCTCCTCGCAACATAAAGCGGCGGTGATTGGGGATACTGTTGGTGATCCATTGAAGGATACTTCTGGACCATCGCTGAACATTTTAATAAAGCTGATGAGTATGGTGGCGATAGTTTTTGCTGCTTTTATCATAAAGTTTTCAATATTTTAG
- a CDS encoding exonuclease SbcCD subunit D, translating to MKIFHVSDTHLGYSAYHKLSPDGLNQREADVYNSFEQFINYSLENKPDIIIHSGDLFDSVRPTNRAIVFAMKQLIRISDAKIPFIIISGNHETPKLRETGSILKLFEHLPYIYPVYKGKLEEIEIGEALIHAIPHCFSNEELKKNIENLKIRKNSLNILTMHVGIIGIKEFRSGDFNEQVISSGYLSEEFDYVALGHYHKGVQVTKNSYYAGSTEHFSFKEAGEIKGFYEVDLSDKLKLNFIPLKVRGMIDLGKIDCLELSADEILKEFLKRIEEHDIREKIARIELNKISREKYKMLDWEKIKNASSRAMHFEIVHEFLEIENIKGKTKIGSIEEEWKEYISQLNIKEKEDVEKLALKYLEEAKS from the coding sequence GTGAAAATTTTTCATGTATCGGATACACATCTTGGCTACTCAGCTTACCATAAGCTTTCACCAGATGGTTTAAATCAGAGGGAGGCGGATGTATATAATTCATTTGAGCAATTTATAAATTACTCCTTGGAAAATAAACCGGATATAATAATTCACTCAGGAGACCTTTTTGATAGTGTGCGCCCTACTAACAGAGCCATAGTTTTTGCCATGAAGCAATTAATTCGTATTTCGGACGCAAAAATTCCTTTCATAATAATATCAGGAAATCATGAGACACCAAAACTGAGGGAAACAGGTAGCATATTGAAATTATTCGAGCATTTGCCATATATTTATCCAGTATATAAGGGAAAATTAGAAGAAATAGAAATAGGAGAAGCCTTGATACATGCAATTCCTCACTGCTTTTCAAACGAGGAATTGAAGAAAAATATAGAGAATTTGAAGATAAGAAAAAATTCCTTGAATATTCTTACTATGCATGTTGGAATTATCGGTATAAAAGAATTCAGAAGCGGTGATTTCAATGAACAGGTTATATCTTCTGGCTATCTTTCAGAGGAATTTGATTATGTTGCTTTGGGGCATTATCATAAGGGTGTGCAGGTAACAAAAAACTCCTATTATGCGGGCTCAACAGAGCATTTTTCATTTAAGGAGGCGGGAGAAATTAAAGGATTTTATGAAGTTGATTTATCAGATAAATTAAAATTGAATTTCATTCCATTAAAAGTTAGAGGAATGATTGATTTAGGAAAAATAGATTGCCTAGAGCTCTCAGCGGATGAAATATTGAAAGAATTTTTAAAAAGAATTGAGGAACATGATATAAGGGAAAAAATAGCGAGAATAGAATTAAATAAAATAAGCAGGGAGAAATATAAAATGCTCGACTGGGAAAAAATAAAAAATGCGTCATCTAGGGCAATGCATTTTGAAATTGTTCATGAATTTCTGGAAATTGAAAATATAAAGGGTAAAACAAAGATTGGAAGCATTGAAGAAGAATGGAAAGAATATATAAGCCAGTTGAATATAAAGGAAAAGGAAGATGTTGAAAAATTAGCCCTTAAATATCTTGAGGAGGCGAAAAGTTGA